In the genome of Streptomyces aquilus, the window GCGGCCTCGGGGCGCTGACCGGCTGCGGCATCCCCGCGGCCGGCAACACCCAGGGCGGCGTCTCCGCAGAGGACCACTCGGCCAAGGAGAAGGTCGTCAACTTCTCCAACTGGACCGAGTACATCGACGTGGACGAGAGCGAGAAGCACCACCCCACGCTCGACCAGTTCAAGAAGCGGACCGGTATCTCGGTCAAGTACACCGAGGACATCAACGACAACGTCGAGTTCTTCGGCAAGATCAAGCCGCAGCTCGCGGCGGGCCAGGACACCGGCCGCGACATCATCGTCCTCACCGACTGGCTCGCGGCCCGCCTCATCCGCCTCGGCTGGGTCCAGAAACTGGACGCCTCCAACCTGCCGCACGCCTACGCCAACCTGTCGGCCCAGTTCCGTGACCCCGACTGGGACCCGGGACGCGCGTACTCGTACGTCTGGCAGGGCATCTCGACCGTCATCGCCTACAACAAGAAGGCGCTGGACGGCGTCGAGGTGAAGTCGGTCTCCGACCTGCTCGACAACCCCAAGCTCAAGGGGCGCGTCGGCTTCCTCTCCGAGATGCGTGACAGCGTCGGCATGACCCTGCTCGACATGGGCAAGGACCCGGCGAACTTCACCGCCGACGACTACGACGCGGCGATCGCCCGGATGCAGAAGGCCGTCGACAAGGGCCAGATCCGCCGCTTCACCGGCAACGACTACACCTCCGACCTGACCAGCGGCGACTTCGCGGCCTGTATCGCCTGGGCCGGTGACGTCGTCCAGCTGAAGGCCGACAGCCCGGACATCGACTTCATCATCCCGGACAGCGGATACATGACGTCGACCGACAACTTCCTGATCCCGAACAAGGCCCGGCACAAGACGAACGCCGAGCGGCTCATCGACTTCTACTACGAGCCCCAGCCGGCCGCCGAACTCGCCGCGTACATCAACTACGTGTCGCCGGTCGACGGGGTGAAGGCCGAGCTGGCGAAGATCGACCCGGATGCGGCGAACAACCCGCTGATCATCCCGGACAAGGCCATGGCCGCGAAGTCTCACGCCTTCCGCTCGCTGAGCTCGAAGGAAGAGACCGAGTTCGAGCAGAAGTTCGCGAAGCTGACTGGGGCGTGACCACCGTGACGAACAAGAACGAAACCGGCGGGGACGTCCGCCTCTCGGGCATCAGCAAGACGTACGACAACGGCTTCACGGCCGTACAGCCGCTGGACCTGACCGTGCCGCAGGGCTCCTTCTTCGCCCTGCTCGGTGCCTCCGGCTGCGGCAAGACCACCACCCTGCGGATGATCGCGGGCCTGGAGGAGCCGACGACCGGCACCGTGTTCCTCGGTGACCAGGAGGTCACCCACCTGCCGCCCTACAAGCGGCCGGTGAACACCGTCTTCCAGTCGTACGCCCTCTTCCCGCACCTCGACATCTTCGAGAACGTCGCCTTCGGTCTGCGCCGGCGTGGCATCAAGAGCGTCAAGAAGCAGGTCGAGGACATGCTGGAGCTCGTCCAGCTCGGTGAGCAGGCCCGCAAGAAGCCGCACCAGCTCTCCGGCGGCCAGCAGCAGCGGGTCGCCGTCGCCCGTGCCCTCATCAACCACCCCAAGGTGCTCCTCCTCGACGAGCCCCTCGGCGCCCTCGACCTCAAGCTGCGCCGCCAGATGCAGCTGGAGCTCAAGCGCATCCAGACCGAGGTCGGCATCACCTTCGTGCATGTCACGCACGACCAGGAGGAGGCCATGACCATGGCCGACACGGTCGCCGTGATGAACGCGGGGCGGGTGGAGCAGCTCGGCTCGCCGAGCGACCTGTACGAGAACCCGCAGACGACGTTCGTCGCCAACTTCCTCGGCACCTCCAACCTCATCGAGGCCGAGGTCGACACGAAGAACGGCGACGACATCGTGTTGAAGGCCGGCGGCGGCAAGCTGGTGCTGCCCGAGTCGCGATGTTCCGCGCCCACGACGACCGGCGGCAAGGTGCTGGTCGGCGTCCGCCCGGAGAAGATCTCCCTCACCCACGCCGACGACGCGGGCGAGATCCCGGAGGGCCGCAACCGCATCACCGGCAAGATCGCCCACAGCAGTTTCATCGGCGTCTCCACGCAGTACGTCATCGACAGCGCGGTCTGCCCCGAGTTCGAGGTCTACGTCCAGAACATCGAGCGGGACTCCCGGCTGACCCCCGGCGCCGACGTCGTCCTGCACTGGAGCCCGGCGCACACCTTCGGCCTCGACGCCGCCCAGGACATCGACGCCGGTGTCGAGGAAGGGGCGGCGGCCTGATGGCGACGCTGACGGAGGCGCCGCCGCCTCTCGCCCCGACCGCACCGGAGAAGAAGCCCCCGCGCAAGCGGGGCCGGCTCGTGCCGTACTGGCTGCTGCTGCCCGGCATGCTGTGGCTGGTCGTCTTCTTCGCGCTGCCGATGGTCTACCAGGCCTCCACGTCCGTGCAGACGGGCTCCCTGGAGGAGGGCTACAAGGTCACCTGGCACTTCGCCACCTACTGGGACGCCCTGTCCGAGTACTGGCCGCAGTACCTGCGCTCGATCCTCTACGCCGGCTCGGCGACGATCCTCTGCCTGGTCCTCGGCTACCCGCTCGCGTACCTCATCGCCTTCCGGGCGGGCCGCTGGCGGAACCTGATCATGATCCTGGTGATCGCGCCGTTCTTCACCAGCTTCCTGATCCGCACCCTCGCCTGGAAGACGATCCTCGCGGACGGCGGCCCGGTCGTCGGAGCCCTGAACTCGCTGCACGTCCTGGACGTCACCAGCTGGCTCGGCTGGACCACCGGCGACCGGGTGCTGGCCACCCCGCTGGCGGTCGTCTGCGGTCTGACGTACAACTTCCTGCCGTTCATGATCCTGCCGCTCTACACCTCGCTGGAACGCATCGACACCCGCCTCCACGAGGCCGCCGGCGACCTGTACGCCAAGCCGGTCACCACGTTCCGCAAGGTGACCTTCCCGCTGTCGATGCCGGGCGTCGTCTCCGGCACGCTGCTGACGTTCATCCCGGCGGCCGGTGACTACGTCAACGCCGATCTGCTCGGCTCCACGGACACCCGCATGGTCGGAAACGTCATCCAGTCGCAGTTCCTGCGCATTCTCGACTACCCGACAGCGGCCGCGCTCTCCTTCATTCTCATGGCCGCCATTCTCGTGATGGTCACCGTCTACATCCGCAAGTCCGGGACGGAGGATCTGGTTTAGATGGCCTTCGTCAACTGGCTCAAGCGCAATCTCGTCGTCATCGCGGGACTGCTGACGCTCGGATATCTCCTGCTGCCGAACGTCGTCGTCACGGTGTTCTCCTTCAACAAACCGAAGGGGCGCTTCAACTACGAATGGCAGCAGTTCTCCACGGACGCCTGGAAAGACCCGTGCGGCGTCGCCGGCATGTGCGGCTCGCTGTCGATCAGCCTCCGGATCGCGGCGTTCGCGACGATCGGCGCCACCGTCCTCGGCACGATGATCGCCTTCGCCCTGGTCCGCTACCGGTTCCGCGCCCGCGGCGCCGTGAACTCGCTGATCTTCCTGCCGATGGCGATGCCCGAGGTCGTCATGGCCGCCTCGCTGCTCACCCTGTTCCTCAACATGGGCGCGCAGCTGGGCTTCTGGACGATCCTCATCGCCCACATCATGTTCTGCCTGAGCTTCGTGGTGACGGCGGTGAAGGCACGCGTGATGTCGATGGACCCGCGTCTCGAACAGGCGGCCCAGGACCTCTACGCGGGCCCGTTCCAGACCTTCGTCCGGGTCACCCTGCCGATCGCCGCCCCCGGAATCGCGGCGGGCGCGCTGCTCGCCTTCGCGCTCTCCTTCGACGATTTCATCATCACCAATTTCAACGCGGGCTCGACCGTCACCTTCCCCATGTTCGTCTGGGGCTCGGCACAGCGCGGTACGCCCGTTCAGATCAACGTGATCGGTACGGCCATGTTCCTGGTCGCCGTACTGCTGGTCCTGACCTCTATGGTCGTCACCAGTCGCCGTAACAAGCAAAAGGCGTAAGCCTTTACCGCGCAACGCTCTGTAGGGAGTTGAAATCATGGCCCCAAGCGCCATGAGCCGTGGCAGTCATTCGATCAAGGCACTTTCCGAAGCCCAGCCGGTCCCGTACTGGCTGGACGACCCCGGCAAGCCCCACCCCGAGCCCGCCCTCACCGGCCCCGAGACCTGCGACCTGCTGGTCGTCGGCGGCGGCTACAGCGGACTGTGGACCGCGCTCCTCGCCAAGGAGCGCGACCCGCGGCGGGACGTGGTCCTGCTGGAGGGCCGCGAGGTGGGCTGGGCCGCCTCGGGCCGCAACGGCGGCTTCTGCGCCGCCTCCCTCACCCACGGTCTGGGCAACGGGCTGACCCGCTGGCCGGACGAGATCCACCGGCTGGAGGAGCTGGGCGCCCGCAACCTCGACGAGATCGAGAAGGCGGTCGCCCGCTACTCCCTCGACTGCGACTTCGAGCGCACCGGCGAGATCGACGTCGCCACCGAGACGTACCAGGCGTGGGAACTGCGCGACTGGTACGAGGAGATGCAGCGCCAGGGCCTCGCCGAGGGCGTGGAGTTCCTGGACGCGGAGGCGGTGCGGGAACAGGTCGACTCGCCGACCTTCCAGGCGGGGCTGTACGACCGCCGGGGCGTCGCCATGCTCAACCCGGCCAAGCTGGCCTGGGGTCTGAAGCGGGCCTGTGTGCAGCTCGGCGTCCGCGTCTACGAGCACACCCCCGCCCTGACCCTGAAGCCGTACGGCGCCGGCATGGCCGTACGCACCCCCTACGGGTCGGTCCGGGCCCGGAAGGTCGCGCTCGGCACCAACATCTTCCCCAACCTGGTCAAGCGCGTGCGCTCGTACACCGTCCCGGTCTACGACTACGCGCTGATGACCGAGCCGCTCACCGACGACCAGCTCAAGGAGATCGGCTGGCGGAACCGGCAGGGCCTCGGGGACTCGGCCAACCAGTTCCACTACTTCCGGCTCTCCGCCGACAACCGGATCCTGTGGGGCGGTTACGACGCCGTCTACCAGTACGGCGGCCGGGTGCGCGCCGAGTACGACGACCGGCCGGAGACCTACGCCAAGCTCGCCGACCACTTCTTCACCTGCTTCCCGCAGCTTGAGGGCGTCCGGTTCACCCACGCGTGGGGCGGCGCGATCGACACCTGCTCGCGCTTCTCGGCCTTCTTCGGGACCGCCCACCACGGCAACGTCGCCTATGCGGCGGGCTATACGGGCCTCGGTGTCGGCGCGACCCGGTTCGGCGCGGACGTGATGCTGGACCTGCTGGCGGGGGAGACCACCGAGCGGACCTCCCTGGAGATGGTCCGCAAGAAGCCGCTGCCGTTCCCGCCCGAGCCGTTCGCCTGGACCGGCATCGCGCTGACCAAGTGGTCGCTGGCGCGGGCGGACTCGCACGGCGGCCGGCGCAACCTGTGGCTGAAGACCATGGACCGGCTGGGGCTGGGCTTCGACAGCTGACCCCGCTCATGCGGGGGGCGCATTCAGGGTGTGACCCAGTTCACTTCAACAAAATGCCGAAACCCGCGTAATGCCTGCCCAGGACCTCCCTCTCCCTCGTGACGCGCTCCGCGTCCACGTAGGAAAGGGAGGTCCCCTCATGACTGGGGCGAAGACGGCGGTCGAGTGGCTGGCATCGGTGGCTCCGGATCCCGAGGCCTGCCGCTGGGAGTGGGAACGCAACCCCCTCGGGGTCGCGTTGCTGCCCGCCGGCAAGGCCTGGGACGTGCTCATCCTGCCGGGCGAGCTCGGCTATCCCACGCTCGACGTCCTCACCCGCATCATCGACCAGCCCGGCCCGGTGCTGGTCGACTTCGGCGACGCGCGGATGGGGTTCCTGGTGCCGCCCGGCACCGCCGCGCGCTGGGTCGGCACGGGGATCCGCACGGCCGGTGCGGGCACCTGGATCGTCGTGCCGTATCCCGGACGCTCCACCGGCGGGGTCCGCTGGCTGGTCCCGCCGGACGGCTCCGGCACCCTCACCGATCCGGCGCTCCTCGAACTGGCGATGCACGAGGCGGCGGCGGGGCTGGCCACGGACGACGAAGGCTGACCGTCCGACGGGCGCACCGTCACACGGCTGTCGCACTCCCCCTTCCCGACAGCACACCGTGACTCCGTGACGCCTCGTCGCACGTCCTTCGTCCGACATCTCGTCGGCCGCCCGTGCGGCCGACGCGGACAACTGTTCGGAGAAGGTGTCCCCGGCTGTCCTCAGCCGACTACTTTGATACGGCCGGAATCCTGACGACGCGAAGGAGCCGGGCCGTATGACCGACATAGACAGCCAGTTCCTGCGCGGCCTGTTCGACGAGGAAGGCAGCCTCTACGCGGGGCGCGGGACGGCGCTGTACCGCCTCTACGGCGTCGAGGGCCTGCTGTACGTCGGCATCTCGACCTGTCCGCTCACCCGGGTCCGCACCCATCTGCGGGACAAGCCGTGGGGTCCCGATGTCATCGGCATCAGGATCGAGTACCCGGCCGACGCGGCGGCGGCCGAGCGCGACGCCATCAGGGCGGAGCGGCCTCGCCACAACGACACGTACAACGGCCGCCCCGAGGAGAGCTGGACCCGGCTGGCCGACCGTCTCTGCGCCGACATCACGGCGGGCCGCATGCTCCCGGGCGAACGGCTGCCCAGCCCCAGGAAGCTCGCCGCCTCGGAAGGCGTCGCGGTGTGGGTCGGTGAGCGCGCCTACCAGGTGCTCAGGGAACGCGGGCTGGTCAGGAGTGTTCCGCGGAAGGGCTGGATCGTGGCCGCCGGTTGAGGAAGAGCCACAGCGACCCGAGCAGCACCGCGCACAGGAACCAGCTGGCGACGACGTCCAGCGGCCAGTGGTAACCGCGCCGGACCAGCCCGAAGGAGACGCCGAGCACGGCGAGCGCGCAGAGCGCGACGAGGGCGCGGCGGGCCCACGCGGTCCGGAGCCACGGCAGGAGCAGCAGCGTCGCGGAGCCGTACGCGACGGCGGCCGTGGCGGTGTGGCCCGAGGGGAAGTAGCCGGGTCCGGGCGGCATGACAGGGGTGCCGTGGCGGGCGGTCAGTTCCTTGAGCGGAACGATCAGGGCCGGGACCAGGGCCATCAGAACGGCCCCTGCGGTGGCCGGCACCCACCAGCGGTCTGTACCGGTACGCCGCGCGCGCAGCGCCACGTACACCAGGACGACGGCGAGGATCGGCACCGCCACCTGGATGTTGCCGAGGTCGGCGAGGAGTTCGGAGGCGCGGTCCGGGTGCAGGAGGGCGCGGCTGACGCGCTCGTCCAGGCGGAGCAGGGGGCCGTCGGCCACGACCTGCCAGGTGATCAGCGCGAGGAGGAGGGCCGGAAGCCCGAGAAGGAGGAGAAAGAAGGAGGTCGGCCGCCCCGGAACAGGGGGGGTGGTTCCGGGGCGGCCGTCCGGACCGGATCGTCGCGCGCCCCGGGGGGTTTGGGGCGCGTGACCGTCCGATCGGTGAGGAGATCCGAAGCCGGAGGCTCCGGTTGTGTGCGCGAGGGCACGACCAGGTCGAAGCTGGGGAGGCCCCGGCCTGATGTCGCCCACAGTCCCCTGTGGGCGGGGTGTATCTCTCATCTGGGTAGAACCTACGGCAGCGAGCAGGCGTCTGACAGCCGGAACCGGGTCCTGCCATGCACCTCGCACACCTTCTTCACACCCTCTGCAGTCGGCCGCCCCAGACCCGGAATCCGCTGTGCGTTCACGCCTGGGACGGCTGTGAACACAGCGGTTTCGTTCAGATGCGGGCGAAGGCCTGCTCGATGATGTCGAGGCCCTCGTTGAGGAGGTCCTCGCCGATGACGAGCGGGGGCAGGAAGCGCAGCACGTTGCCGTAGGTGCCACAGGTGAGGACCAGCAGGCCCTCCTGGTGGCAGGCCTTGGCGAGCGCGGCGGTGGCCTCCGGGTTCGGCTCCTTGGTGGCGCGGTCCTTCACCAGCTCGATGGCGATCATCGCGCCACGGCCGCGGACGTCGCCGATGAGGTCGAACTTCTCGGCCATGGCCCCGAGGCGGGCCTTCATGATCGCCTCGATGTTCTTCGCCTTGGCGTTGAGGTCCAGCTCCTTCATCGTCTCGATGGAGCCGAGCGCACCGGCGCAGGCGACCGGGTTGCCGCCGTACGTACCGCCCAGGCCACCGGCGTGCGCGGCGTCCATGATCTCGGCGCGGCCGGTGACGGCGGCGAGCGGCAGACCGCCCGCGATGCCCTTGGCGGTGGTGATCAGGTCCGGGACGATGCCCTCGTCCTCGCAGGCGAACCACTGCCCGGTACGGCAGAACCCGCTCTGGATCTCATCCGCGACGAAGACGATGCCGTTGTCGGCGGCGAACTGGCGGATCGCCGGCAGGAAGCCCTTGGCGGGCTCGATGAAGCCGCCCTCACCGAGCACCGGCTCGATGATGATCGCGGCGACGTTGTCCGGGCCGACCTGCTTGGTGATCTGGTCGATGGCCTGCGCGGCGGCCTCGGGGCCGGCGTTCTCGGCACCGGTGGGCCAGCGGTAGCCGTAGGCGACCGGCACGCGGTACACCTCGGGGGCGAAGGGCCCGAAGCCGTGCTTGTACGGCATGTTCTTCGCGGTCAGCGCCATGGTGAGGTTCGTACGGCCGTGGTAGCCGTGGTCGAAGACGACGACGGCCTGGCGCTTGGTGTACGCACGCGCGATCTTGACGGCGTTCTCGACGGCCTCGGCGCCGGAGTTGAACAGCGCGGACTTCTTGGCGTGGTCACCCGGGGTCAGCTCGGCCAGCGCCTCCGCGACCTCCACGTAGCCCTCGTACGGGGTGACCATGAAACAGGTGTGGGTGAAGTCGGCGAGCTGGGCGCTCGCGCGGCGTACGACGGCCTCGGCGGAGGCGCCGACGCTGGTCACCGCGATGCCGGAGCCGAAGTCGATGAGCCGGTTGCCGTCGACGTCCTCGATGATGCCGCCGCCCGCCCGCGCGGTGAACACGGGCAGCACCGAGCCGACGCCCTGCGCGACCGCTTCGAGGCGGCGGGCCTGCAACTCCTGCGACTTCGGGCCGGGGATGGCGGTGACGATCCGGCGCTCCTGCGGAAGTGCGCTCATGAGGGGCTCCTGGGGGTGTGGCGTACGGGGTCTTACCGAACGTCTTGCGGACGCATGACTCTTTTCTCGCAGGCTAGGGCGGGGAGCGGGGGGTGGGCATGCTCCATGTGGGCGGTGTCAGGGGGTGGGGTTTGTCCGTGGTGGACATAGCGGCGCCGACCGGTGGGCCGGCGCGGGCGCCCGGCCGGGGGGTATGACACGGGCTCTTAGCGGTGAACTCCCCTTGCGAGGGCGTTAGATTGACCGCTGACGGTGGACGGAACGGCTGGTCAGGGAGCAGGGGCGATGGACAGCGACGGGACGCAGGACGCGCGGGGTACGCATGCGAACCCGGTGCCTCGTCCGGCGGGACCACCGGACGCGCCGAGGGTGCCGCCGCAGCCGGGACACAGCCCCGGCGCGCTGGTGGCCAACTGGCTCAACGAGAGGCGCCCCGAGGCCGAGCCCGGCATCTGGCGGTTCGGCTACCAGCGGCCGAAGGCGGCCCGGAAGGCCGAGCGGCTCTCCCCGGTGACCGTCGCGGGCATGCTGATCCCGCTCGTCGTCGGCATCGTGTTCTGGTCCTTCTGGCGGCGCGGCGAGGTGCCGTACGAGTTCACGGTGCTGCGGCTGTTCACACCGGACGACTGGTGGTGGGGCGGCACGCTCGCCTCGCCCAGAGAGCTAGAGGGGCAGGCGATTCCGAATCCGGGTGAGCACGCTCTGGAGATCTACAGCGGCATCTCTTTCGCTGTCCTTGTCTACATTGTGATTCGTCTGGGCAGTTTGCTGACTTTCGCCCGTTACTTCGTGGGGCAGAAACCTCAACCCGCTCGGGCACTCATCGCTGCCCTGGGTGCTTTGATCGCCCTAAGCTTCGTCTTTCCGGATGCTTTCCCGGTCGTCGGCTGGAATCCCGTGCCCGTGGTGAGGCCGCTGTTCTCCCTGATCCTGCTCAGTGGTGGGTCCGAGATCTTCATGTCGCCGTGGCTCACGGACCTGCTCTACACCCTCATCACCCTGCTCGTCCTGCTGCCCTTCGCCCGCCTCGGCGGCTGGCTGCCGCTCGCCCGCACCTGGCTCGCCGACCGCCGTCGCGCCCCGCACGGCCAGGACCCGGCCGTCGTCGCCGAACAGCCCCGCGCCCGCTGGCCCGAGCTGCGCGAGGCCGGCCAGTACCAGGCCGCCGACCTGCTCGCCGGTGAGCTGCTCGCCGGGCGGATGAACGACGTGGACTGCGCCCGCATCGAGCACGGCTGGACCCGGGCCCGACGGCTGGGCCGGCTCGCCGACTTCACGGACACGGTGCTGCGGCAGGGCGCCGCCGCCTTCACCCACCCCTCCGGCGCCCGCGACCTCGCCCACCGCGCCGCCCGGCACGACCTGCTCACCGGACAGGTCCGCATCGGCCGCTGGGCCGAGGCCGAGCGCACCCCGCTGGCGTACGGCGGGGTCGGCGCCGCCCTCGGACCGGAGACCCTGCGCACCTCACTGCTGGTCGTCGGCCCGTCCGGCGCCGGCAAGACCCGGCAGGTGATCGCCCCGGTCGCGGAGTCCCTGACGCTCCAGGCCCTCACCGGAAGCTGCGCCGTCGTCGTGGTGTGCGGCGCGGGAACGCCGCTCGGGGCCGACTCCGCCTACGACGTGGTGGTCCGCGTCGGCGACCCCGCCTCCGTGCACGACCTCGACCCCTACGCCGAGGTCGACGACCCCGACGAGGCGGCCGGGTTCCTCGCCGAGGCGCTGGCCGGCGACCTCGACACCGTGGGCGCCGAGCGCGCCGTACGGCCCCTCGCCCAGCTGCTCGGCCCCTACCGGGCCGCGTACGGGCGCTTCCCGACCCTGCCCGTGCTGCGTGAACTGCTCGAAGGGGACCCCGCCGGCCTCGCCGACCTCCGCGCGCGGCTCGCCGACGACCGGTACGCGGCGATGCGCCGTGAGCTGGACGCCCGCGTCCGGCAGACCGGCGCCCCCGGTGACCCCGGTCCGGCGCTCGCCGACCGGCTTGCCCTGCTGGACCGGCCCGCGTTCGACGGCTTCTTCGGCTCCGCCGGCTTCGGCTCCGGTGGCGACGCCATCCGACCGTTCTCCCTGCGCGCCGTCGCCCACCACCCGCTCCGGGTCCGCATCGACCTGCCCCGGCACGGCCACGAGGAGGCCGCGCGGCTGCTCGCCCGGCTGGTGCTGGCCCAGTTCGCGCGGGTCGCGCAGGAAGGCGAGGGGGTCCGCGACCACTTCGTGAGCCTCGTCCTCGACGACGCCACCGGCACCGTCACCCCCGGGTCGCTGCGCCGGATCCAGCGGCTGCGCTCGCAGAACGCCGGCGTGGTGCTGGCGCTGCGCTCGGTCTCCGACGTGCCCGAGGCCCTGCACGGGCCGCTGTACGGGGCGGTCGGCTGCCGGATGGCGCTGTCCGGGGTGACGACCTGGGACGGCAGCCGCTTCGCCGAGGCCTGGGGCACGGAGTGGGTGGAGACCAAGGACGTCGCCCAGCACACCGTCTTCGCCGACCAGCCGATGACCCGGCTCATGCACTCCCTGCGCAAGCTGGTCACCGGCAAGGCCGTGACCACGGAGGCGGTCACCGTCCGCCAGGTGGAGCGGGAGCGCTGGTCGGCGTCCGAACTGGCGCACGCGGTGCCGCCGGGGCACGCGGTGCTGTCGCTGACCACGGTGAAGGGGGAGCACGCGCCGCCGCTCCTGGTGGATCTGAGGGGCTGAGCCGGACCGTACGGTGAGGCAGAATCGGCACAGGCCGTTCATACACCGCGGCCAAATGATCACCATGGCCCACCTCACCCGTCACCTCGGCCCCACCTCACCGATCTGAAGGCCTCATGCCTCCCACCCTCGCCTCGCTCGTCCACCACTCCGCGCTCAAGCTGACCGTGCGCGCGGGCGAGGACCGCCTCGACGTCCCCGTGCGCTGGGCGCACGTCAGCGAGCTCGCCGACCCCGTCCCGTACATGGAGGGCGGGGAGCTGCTGCTGATCACCGCGCTCAAGCTGGACGCCGAGGACCCGGAGGCGATGCGGCGGTACGTGAAGCGGCTGGTCGGCGCCGGGGTCGTCGGGCTCGGCTTCG includes:
- a CDS encoding ABC transporter substrate-binding protein is translated as MEQYEPDRLSPAQVAAIRRSFRNGRAAMTRRSLLRASAGGALAVGGLGALTGCGIPAAGNTQGGVSAEDHSAKEKVVNFSNWTEYIDVDESEKHHPTLDQFKKRTGISVKYTEDINDNVEFFGKIKPQLAAGQDTGRDIIVLTDWLAARLIRLGWVQKLDASNLPHAYANLSAQFRDPDWDPGRAYSYVWQGISTVIAYNKKALDGVEVKSVSDLLDNPKLKGRVGFLSEMRDSVGMTLLDMGKDPANFTADDYDAAIARMQKAVDKGQIRRFTGNDYTSDLTSGDFAACIAWAGDVVQLKADSPDIDFIIPDSGYMTSTDNFLIPNKARHKTNAERLIDFYYEPQPAAELAAYINYVSPVDGVKAELAKIDPDAANNPLIIPDKAMAAKSHAFRSLSSKEETEFEQKFAKLTGA
- a CDS encoding ABC transporter ATP-binding protein; translated protein: MTTVTNKNETGGDVRLSGISKTYDNGFTAVQPLDLTVPQGSFFALLGASGCGKTTTLRMIAGLEEPTTGTVFLGDQEVTHLPPYKRPVNTVFQSYALFPHLDIFENVAFGLRRRGIKSVKKQVEDMLELVQLGEQARKKPHQLSGGQQQRVAVARALINHPKVLLLDEPLGALDLKLRRQMQLELKRIQTEVGITFVHVTHDQEEAMTMADTVAVMNAGRVEQLGSPSDLYENPQTTFVANFLGTSNLIEAEVDTKNGDDIVLKAGGGKLVLPESRCSAPTTTGGKVLVGVRPEKISLTHADDAGEIPEGRNRITGKIAHSSFIGVSTQYVIDSAVCPEFEVYVQNIERDSRLTPGADVVLHWSPAHTFGLDAAQDIDAGVEEGAAA
- a CDS encoding ABC transporter permease, with product MATLTEAPPPLAPTAPEKKPPRKRGRLVPYWLLLPGMLWLVVFFALPMVYQASTSVQTGSLEEGYKVTWHFATYWDALSEYWPQYLRSILYAGSATILCLVLGYPLAYLIAFRAGRWRNLIMILVIAPFFTSFLIRTLAWKTILADGGPVVGALNSLHVLDVTSWLGWTTGDRVLATPLAVVCGLTYNFLPFMILPLYTSLERIDTRLHEAAGDLYAKPVTTFRKVTFPLSMPGVVSGTLLTFIPAAGDYVNADLLGSTDTRMVGNVIQSQFLRILDYPTAAALSFILMAAILVMVTVYIRKSGTEDLV
- a CDS encoding ABC transporter permease, which codes for MAFVNWLKRNLVVIAGLLTLGYLLLPNVVVTVFSFNKPKGRFNYEWQQFSTDAWKDPCGVAGMCGSLSISLRIAAFATIGATVLGTMIAFALVRYRFRARGAVNSLIFLPMAMPEVVMAASLLTLFLNMGAQLGFWTILIAHIMFCLSFVVTAVKARVMSMDPRLEQAAQDLYAGPFQTFVRVTLPIAAPGIAAGALLAFALSFDDFIITNFNAGSTVTFPMFVWGSAQRGTPVQINVIGTAMFLVAVLLVLTSMVVTSRRNKQKA
- a CDS encoding NAD(P)/FAD-dependent oxidoreductase — protein: MAPSAMSRGSHSIKALSEAQPVPYWLDDPGKPHPEPALTGPETCDLLVVGGGYSGLWTALLAKERDPRRDVVLLEGREVGWAASGRNGGFCAASLTHGLGNGLTRWPDEIHRLEELGARNLDEIEKAVARYSLDCDFERTGEIDVATETYQAWELRDWYEEMQRQGLAEGVEFLDAEAVREQVDSPTFQAGLYDRRGVAMLNPAKLAWGLKRACVQLGVRVYEHTPALTLKPYGAGMAVRTPYGSVRARKVALGTNIFPNLVKRVRSYTVPVYDYALMTEPLTDDQLKEIGWRNRQGLGDSANQFHYFRLSADNRILWGGYDAVYQYGGRVRAEYDDRPETYAKLADHFFTCFPQLEGVRFTHAWGGAIDTCSRFSAFFGTAHHGNVAYAAGYTGLGVGATRFGADVMLDLLAGETTERTSLEMVRKKPLPFPPEPFAWTGIALTKWSLARADSHGGRRNLWLKTMDRLGLGFDS
- a CDS encoding GntR family transcriptional regulator, which produces MTDIDSQFLRGLFDEEGSLYAGRGTALYRLYGVEGLLYVGISTCPLTRVRTHLRDKPWGPDVIGIRIEYPADAAAAERDAIRAERPRHNDTYNGRPEESWTRLADRLCADITAGRMLPGERLPSPRKLAASEGVAVWVGERAYQVLRERGLVRSVPRKGWIVAAG
- a CDS encoding phosphatase PAP2 family protein, yielding MGDIRPGPPQLRPGRALAHTTGASGFGSPHRSDGHAPQTPRGARRSGPDGRPGTTPPVPGRPTSFFLLLLGLPALLLALITWQVVADGPLLRLDERVSRALLHPDRASELLADLGNIQVAVPILAVVLVYVALRARRTGTDRWWVPATAGAVLMALVPALIVPLKELTARHGTPVMPPGPGYFPSGHTATAAVAYGSATLLLLPWLRTAWARRALVALCALAVLGVSFGLVRRGYHWPLDVVASWFLCAVLLGSLWLFLNRRPRSSPSAEHS
- the gabT gene encoding 4-aminobutyrate--2-oxoglutarate transaminase, which gives rise to MSALPQERRIVTAIPGPKSQELQARRLEAVAQGVGSVLPVFTARAGGGIIEDVDGNRLIDFGSGIAVTSVGASAEAVVRRASAQLADFTHTCFMVTPYEGYVEVAEALAELTPGDHAKKSALFNSGAEAVENAVKIARAYTKRQAVVVFDHGYHGRTNLTMALTAKNMPYKHGFGPFAPEVYRVPVAYGYRWPTGAENAGPEAAAQAIDQITKQVGPDNVAAIIIEPVLGEGGFIEPAKGFLPAIRQFAADNGIVFVADEIQSGFCRTGQWFACEDEGIVPDLITTAKGIAGGLPLAAVTGRAEIMDAAHAGGLGGTYGGNPVACAGALGSIETMKELDLNAKAKNIEAIMKARLGAMAEKFDLIGDVRGRGAMIAIELVKDRATKEPNPEATAALAKACHQEGLLVLTCGTYGNVLRFLPPLVIGEDLLNEGLDIIEQAFARI